In Euphorbia lathyris chromosome 2, ddEupLath1.1, whole genome shotgun sequence, the sequence CTAAAAACAACCGAGACGAAGCTCCAAATCCAAAACCTCCTTTGAATTATCTTTGCAGCCAATCTCCAAATCTAAGCTAataagctgctgctgctgctgctgatgATCACTTTTCTTGTTAAGTTCTTCCACTTCAGCTCTCATTTTAACGTTGTTGTCGTTCTTCTTGTTCCTTAAATCTTGGGACAAAGATTCATATGGATGAGTAGATTTCTTATCCAGGTGAAAGGGATAATGACGATGTggtaagaaagaagaagaagaatgatcAAAAACCCAAGAAGGTAACTGAATAAGCATAGCTCTATCTCTCCTATGAACATTCATATGACCTCCCAAAGCTTGAGCTGAGTTAAACTGTCTCTTACAAAAGCTACATATGTAGTTTCTCTGAGGCCATACAGAAAACACGTTTGAATTCTCACCTTCCATGTttaaagaatgaagaacaaagaagatatcttaaaatgaaggaaagagagagagatggATCTAGCACCTGAAAATCCAATAAAGTGGTCTGCAAATGTCTGCTACCATATAAGGATATTGCTTAGCTTAGATAATATAAAAACCTAATCACTTactgttgttgttttttttcctaaatGTAGAGGAGATCAAGTGGCTCATAAAAGCTCTTGCAGGAATTTAACATTTAAATGTGAGGTAACTTTTTCAAGACAAAAAGGGGAACTAAGAGTAATGTATGTGTTAAATGGTGTAAATATACTAAGGATATATGTCTTGTTGTTGATGATATAGGATCCAATCTAGCTATGAATGTAACATATGTACCAAAATGGAAAATGCATGGTTAGCTTACCAATAAAGACAACTCATGAAATTAATCAACTATTAACTAACTCTTATTTAAAATTTCATCACTTAATTCACAAAACATTGagtttttttatgtttcaatTCGATTGAGTTTCGTAATTGATAATATGCGAATAATTATACTGGACACGTGGAACAATCAATGTGCCTCAGCCAGTGCATAACCGCTATTGACACATGGACTAATGAGGACTTTTAAATCTGTAAGGTATCAATTTTTATACGTATTCATGACAGTTTTATCTTCCAAATCCCATCAGGCCTTCCAAAGGATTTACTCCACTGACGTCCTTACACGTATTTCGAATTTCTATTAGGGCGTACAAACTACCAAACTACAAGAACTACCCCTCATGCTATATAAAGAGAAAAGATAGCTGCGCAACTAAAGTTACATCATCACAAAATCCTAGAATTCTATTATTAATTCTTCATTTCCTTCCTCAAAAGCTCTGCTAACTTAAACATCAAAGTGAGGTCGTCGAATCGTCGAATCTCGGCCCCTCCCTTTAATCTTGTTTTTGTCTGATTTTAGGAAGTTATTCTATCAAATCACCCCAATAGCTCCTCCTCACATTTTTCCACGTCAAATTAGTTGTGAGCGTGGAACTTATATTGCATTCATGGATCACATGAAAGATTCCTCAAACCCCCTAATCACTGACCTTCCTCCGCCAAACATAAGCTTCTCTCAAGAATCCAAGACTCCTTGAAAGATGCTATTGGAAATCGTATGCAGTTCTTGTGAATCACTCTAGATCTAGACAAATTCATGGGCTCACTGGATCTAGATAGTAGAAAGTTATCATCTATTACATGGACATCATCTAAGATGTTGTGAATGAGATTAGAGGAGAACATGATGTGGAGATGGCGCAAGTCCATGCCCAGCTCAAAGTGGTACAAAAAGCTATTAAGCGTTCGAACAACTACGATTCCACCGTCTGTTCCACTAGAAATCAGATCTTTCATAGCTATGCTCGACGGAAGATCTAAAGAGAGGCAATAAAGTCCGCATAGGAGTCAGAGTCATCTCTCTAGGTCAACTTCACTACCTCCTAGTGAGAGCAGTTGGAAAGAGTCATCAAAAGAAGCACACGCATGTCTAGCTAAAAGTTTGTTACAAAAACACTCTATCGAGTCCAGATCCCCACAAGGACAACAAAAACTTGGAGGGATTCCATCGAACCTAAGACTTATGATCGAGGTTTGTAACGGAGAAAATATACTTAGCCAAGATCTCCTCTAAATTGACGGTCACTTTAGAAAAGTCCTCCCAAAACTCGTGAGGACTACCAGACTTCGATGGAGAAAGATGGCATGTACAACCTTATTAGTAAGGAGGTGAGCTGAAGATCGAAGAGTGCTATGATAGACAGTGGAATTGATGCTTGCATTTCGGAGATCATGGATACCAGTTCCCGACTCTATGCATGCATCTTGGAGGAACTAATGCCTCACGACTTCAAGTGTATATCTATCTTTGAAAGAATACAACGAGATAGGAGATCCCACGGTACactttaaaattttcaaaaggTCATTTGAAACTATGATAGCCATAGATGTTGTCATGTGCTGATTATTCCCCACCACCCTGAAAGAGGTAGTTGCCTAATGTAACGAACAACTCCCAACAAGATCAATCCAAAGTCTTAACTAGATGGCCATAAAGTTTGCCCAACACTTCATCATCTTCATTCTAGGGAGTAAAATCATGCAAGACCTTAATTATTTGGTCCATATGGTCTCGGTAGTGGATGTCATGGCTATGAACTTCTGGAATGAAGATTTATCTAAAGAGCTTACTACCAAATTGCCCCAGTCCTTCCCAGACCTTATACAATGAGCTAGAGATTATGTGAGATGGGACATCCACAAACTTAACCCACTATTGAAGGACCATCAAAGTTTGGAAAATCACTAGAAACAACAACATCTTGGCAAAAGATAGAGACATGAGAAGATACCACATGAATAATCAAAATGCATAATGCTCACCACCCAATGCTCCTAAGAAATAAGTCATGTATTGGATCGAGAAAAAACAAGTAACATATTGAGTATTGGTTAAAGCTCAAGCATTTTAGTCGATGAAGCAACTTAACTTATTATTAGTTCCAAAAAAGTAAGGCTCACGATACGGATGACTGCAGACAACTAGCTTTGGAGCTAGACAGGATGGTACATATAGGCTTGTTAGGTCGTTTCCTTAAGAAAAATACCAAATCCCCCACCTTAGAGCTTAAGATTGCACAACCTTCGGGTCACACTCCTTGAGGGGCGATAAAAGTGATACCCAAAAGGTCTCTGAGAGAAAGGCCAGTAAAACGAAAGAGGCTGTATGAGTTCAACTCAAAGTTCTCATTCGATCATATGAAGAAGGTGCCCAAAAGAATGCATAAAGATGCACAAGTGATTAAAGTATTGATCGAGAACTTCATGGTTCATCGAGTGTTCATAGACATAGGAAGTTGTGCCAATATCATCACTAAAAAAAGCCTTGACTGATGGTTTTCGGGAAGCAGGAGTTGTTGTTTTTAATTAGAGGAACATCtaccccaacaactacaacaCCACGCGGTGCAAGATTCTCAATATCCGTTGAAGAATAATTCCCAACACCCGTTGAAGTAGAATTTCCAGATCTAACTCTTGCCACTTGTGGTCCGACAACTACCTATTACTCTCTCCTTTCTAATATAGCATAACGAATTAATATATTAGAAGTCATCATGCacccaaaataaaatagaaatagatTTAAAATACTTATCAACTCTACGAAGTTGGTTGTAGCCCTCTTCGCtggttaaaaataattattcgGCATCATCCCAATGACCATTGGGAATCCCTCTTTGAACCAACTTTAGCATATCCTCACACTCATACAAACATGTAAAGCAAAGGATCTCCTTCAACGCTTCCTCCTCCTATAGGACAAGGTCCCTCTCATTCCTCAAAGATTCAGAGCAAGTGGGATGAGGGTTCCACTTTAGGTGGACGAGCAAACCTTCTAAATAAAGGTTGTTAGGGGAATCTTTGTTTACTCTCACCCATAACCATGTGTGTTTGAAGCCTTTAATGTTATCTTTGTTCTAGGTCAGAACATCCCTCATCTGAGGAATCATTTCAATAGTAAACAttgttattcttcttctttgtagATTGCCAAACCTACAAAACGTAGCTCTGGTCAAGTTCAGGTTCATGTCCTCGTAGATCTTTGTAAGGGCCAATAACTCTAGCCAATCATTGGGTGATATCTAAATAGGACACAAATTTAACTCTTATAGGATGTCCAAAATACTATGCAGGAGTGGAAATCCCATACCTTGCTCTAGTAGCAAGACAAAAAGTCTTAGGCACCCATCTTGTCCGGAGTCGGTATGGTGCTCCTCAGACAACCATTAGACCTCCATCTTCTAAAGTTTTGGGTATGTATCTATCAAAATCATAAGTTACTTAGTGGTCAAAGTAGATGGCTGATCCTAGACTCGACAATTTGATTGCTTGGTGGGGTCTGTTTGACTGGTGGGAGTTTGATTTTAGGAGCTATTTCTTCATAATCGCGAGAAGACAGTGTTAATACCCGCTTTTGATAATTAGACTGCTAAATTTTAATATAAGTTATTTTATTCTTATCAATAAATTAAGCCTTAGTTAATTTAAATCAAGGATAATATCCAAATTAAACGCTTCAGTATACAAATTATTTTTTAGTACACTACAAAGtttttaattattctttttACTCAAAATAATTACTATATGAAAGTATTCTTAAAAGATGTATCCATATAACACTTTCATATAATATATACACAGAACTTCAAAGAAAGAATACTTTATGATATTAACCGAACATGTGAAGGATTAAAAGTTATGTTTTCTactccttgggataatatttttaaggcttaatacatcatttgccccctgaacttgtccaaaaagcttgattggcctcctgaattttcaaagtgttccaATAGTCcattgaacttgtataaaatattcatttagctccatgaacttacgtaaaatgtaatcaattaatcactcggttgtaaaaatgTAAGTTAAATAAGGAAGACATGTTGCAcacatcttaaaaaagtaaaaccacCAAGATCAGAGtatgcgattctaatattagagaagaaaatgttttataattgAACACGTAAGaacttctttttttaatatgttttaatctattttgtgaattatgtaataacatgtTAAGGCacgtgcaacatatcttccacatttaacttacttttttacaatcgaatgattaattgattacattataTAAAGGTATTCTAATTAGTGCTCAAATTACTCCATTCAAAAGACAATATTCTTTTTGAAAAGTAAATATATTgtcaaagataaaaaaaaatgtatgaaatcaGAGACCAGAAGACAAGTTCTCCATCAAGATTAATTTGGAAAATATGCACAAAAGCCTTCCTTCAAACATAACTGATACATCATCAAAATTGGTTATAAATAGCCAAGCTATTTCACTCAATTGCTAAGGAaagattacaaaaaaaatttagaagaaaaaataccccatttttatgaaatttataAGTGTATTCTTGCAATATTTTTCCTTCCTACTAAGCTTGAAGGAAGAGTGTGATTAGAATTTAAATATTCTTCTATCATTTGTAAAAAGATCAAGTGTGTAACTTGAGTCTTTGGCTCTCACTAGATCCTCTAAAAAGTGTAGATTCTTAGACACCCGTAAGTTTAAGATTGTAAATTTCTCAATAGAGCTTGTAAAAATTGAGGGATGTGTTTCTCAAACACTCGGTAAGTTTGAGAGAACTGAATATCAGGGAGGTATCTACTTGGGTAACTTTTAGGTTGTAAAGTTTCACAGGCTTGATTCTTGCCCGGTAAAAGAATCGCAGTGGAAAATCTCGAGAGGTACTCTCGAGGACAGGAGTAGGCCTTAGTTGCGAAGCTGCATAAATCATCACGAGTCAAAGCTTATCTATCCATGCGCTTTTAATTACTGTCTATTTATTTATctgtaaatatttaaatgtgaTCATTTTTATATTTGCTCAAGACATTTTTAAAAGACAGTTTTAAACATCTTTCactaaatatatttaatttgtaCAATTATTTAATCACATAAATATATTTAAGTAAGCATAAATTTATTTAAGTTGaaacattaatttttaaaaGGTTTATAAACAATATTCACACTCCTCTAGTATTTATATAGTCATATTAGACCAACAGACAAATCGTCAATAAGCTTAGGTGTTCGAGGCTTACAAGAATGATTTCTGATCAAAACTTcatagaagaaaaaaatgaaaagggagGAAAGAGAAGAACACTTAGTGGTTAAAAGAAAACTAGTAAGAACTCTGAAGGGAAGTTGAGAATTTGGAGAGGAAATAGAAAAGATAAAAGCGCAAAAGAAAAGACAAGACTGAAAGTTCCTCCCCCTTTTTATAAACTTCTGAAAGAAGCCGAAATAGTGAATATCATGACAAGTGTGTCGCTCAAGAAACCCCAAAACCCTttcatttcttttcctttcaaaaCGGTGGCATGCTTCCCGACACATGACTACTTTCTAATGGAATGATAGTTTTGATTTGAAAATGTACTTGTAGGTATCATGTGCCTTGTTAGCTGATGTCACATCTCAAtgaattttcttcttttctcaACTACTTAGATGGAGGAATTAGACATCACGTGTAAGAaggtacaatattttttttatgaatgttGCAACACCCTTAGCTTCATCCACCAATTCTACTCTGGCCTTCATCCAACCACAAAGTCACATAGGACTTCGGTTCTCTAAATTATAAACCTAACACAAAGCCCTAAAGAACATCGACTGACCGAAGGAGGAGACATCTAATAACAGGCAAATAATCGCACTGGATACCTAAAAAGCATGAATCAATTATTACATAATCAACAGTGACATGTGGAGCAATGAGAATGAGCCCTGAATCCATAAGGTATCAATCTTTATATTCACGCTTATGATTACAAGATGAAGTTTTATATGTCAAATCTCATCAGGACCATCAGAGGATATTCTCCACTGACATCCTTGCATGTGTCCTGAGTGTCTTTTAGGATGCACAAACTACTAAACTACCAGAACTATTTCTAACACCATATAAATAGATAATGTAGTTGTGTAGCTAAAGGTATATCATAACAAAATCCTAGAATTCTattattcttcatcttcttcctaaaAAACTCTGCTAACATAAACATCAGAGTGAGGCTGCCGAATCATGGTCCCTCTTTTGATCATTTTCTGACTTATTTCAGGAAGTTATCCTCTCAAATCACTTCCAAAAGTTACTCCACATATTTTCTCAAATCAATAACTTTAAGCCTCTAAAAGttgtaattaaaacttatatatTTAGCTTTTTAGATATAAAGAGGGTTATTAAAACAGATTATTGTATTATAATTATgccatgtaatttttttttatcaataaaagaaATTTTATAGAACATAAACCAAAATTACACAGTATAAAAAAAACAGCTAAAACCAGTAGCAAAAGCTACCAAGTATTTCAGGAATACTTATCTTTGTTCTTCAAAGCAAGACCCCTTAATCTAACATAGAAAACAATACTCCCCACTACATTGttataatcaaaacaaactccctgaaaataagatttattccTAGCTAACCATATATGGTAAACAGATGCAGTAAAAGCAATTCTTCTAACTCCAGCAAGAACCGATTTTCCAGCAGCCTTTTTTCCCAACCAACTTACAATTCTTCTCCAACTTAGATTCTCAACTGGCAACATACACCTATCAATAATATTTTTCCACACAGCATGAGTGACAGGACATTTGAAGAACAGATGGTCAATAGTTTCAGCATTGCCCTTACACAGATCACAAGTAGAATTCTGAACTGTACTCAAACGAAACAACCTAGCTTTAACATTGAGTCTCTTGTGTATAGCCAACCAAACAATAAAACTACACTTAGGGATATTACCTAGACCCCAAAGTAGCTTAGACCAAGGAACAGTTTCATTTTTAGGCCGAATAACATTCCAAGCAGAAGAGATGGAATAAAATCCATTTTTAGAATGAGGCCAGATAATCTTGTCTTGTAAATTAGGGATATGCTTGAAACAGTGAACAAGGTTCCAAGCATCCTCAGTAATTTTGTTCATAGGATCAGGCAGAACCCAAGACCCTCTCCTCCAAATTTCATCAACTTTAGCACCAATAGGAATATCAGCATCAGTAATGTCTAAAGCGGGAAAAAGCTCATGCAAAGTCTTACCATTTAACCAAGGATCAAACCAAAAAGAGAAGCAATGGCCATTCCCCAACTTGTACTGGAATTTTCCTTTGAAGATGTCTCTTAACTGGAGAATCTTCCTCCAACTCCAGCTGGCCTCAAGAGGTTTAGTTAAATCCCAAAAACTCAACCTTTTGAGCTTATTTTCAATTACCCAGCTGGCCCAAAGTGTCTGTTTAGCAGTGATAATCTTCCACAGTAAACGGCCCAAAGTGTCTGTGTATGTCATGTAATTTATATATTCcatataattatatatgatataaataatataaaaatgataattttgttaAACGGGTCATGCCAAGTATGTTGTCTTTACAAATTGTATTGTCGTGTCAAAAAGTAACAACCCTAGATGTAAACAACACATATGTGTTAGGCCATACAAACTACACATAATAGAACTGACTAAAGGTCATTTTTTACAAATACAACATACTTATATcataaaatttatcattttttaacgGCTTAATACATTAGGAGTTCCCTAAATTTTGACCCAAAATGCTAATTAGTTTTCCAAACTTACAGATTATCTcgttagccccttgaacttacttaaagtgatTTATTGGTTATCTTATTTTGTTTAAGATGACCTATTGACCTCTTGAATTTTCTTACATTGATCTATTGCTGCATggacttgcttaaagtgatatatatttcaatttattcataTTCAATCTTGTTCTGCCACGTGCATTCACAGAGTTAATCATGTCATTTTATGCAATTTCAGAGGACCAATACGACACTCTATGAGTTCAGAAAgccaattagttttttttaaccaaGTTTAGAGAATTCCTAATATATGAAGCCTTTTTTAACCTATACAACATAAATATATCATAAAAGACACTATGATATAGTTACAAACTAATAAAAACAAGGATAATGTGCAAAAGTACCCCTAACGTGGatagttaggagcaattttaccaatattgtttaaaatgatacaattttaccccgACATtagcaagttggatcaatttcagatatcattataaaatacaattattttattttttattctacaCCAGTTACATATTAGTTAttagttagttctaaaaaaattcacattttttgtgatttagtatagaatcggagattaatatttttaaattcgacgatatattttaattttctttcaactcgtacaaaatacaatatatatttttcacaTCTATTCatgtgtttgtgatttgttactaatgagtgttAGAATGacacacatgtgaagtgtagatagtGATATTCGTGACAGAGAAGACaatttgttgagttatttatcaaaggcctaatacacaaataaccccctgaacttgtccaaatgttgcaactgccccctccaactttcaattgtaacaacttacccctcaaacttgtccaattgtaaaacataacccctcaaacttgtttaattgtaaaacagaaccccaaattgctgacacggactgcaattgaagaaacacgtgaaatacaaaagctgcaaacgctcgtggaatgtgataatcagatctttagacccaaaaaaatcagtatttaagtaacaaaattctcaattcttcaacttcttcttcttctttttgttattgctattcgttttttagtgatttcttgattcaaagttttgggatattatgtgggtgaaaatgtgtttatgtggagaaatagattcattgaagatttcatagCGTGGTACAAATTCGGAGAAacatttttacggttgcttcaagtacggggtaaaagaaatctcaatttggggttatgttttacaattggacaagtttgaggggttatattttacaattggacaaatttaaagggtaagttattacaattgaaagttgaggggggcagttgcaacatttggacaagttcagggggttatttgtgtattaggcctttatcAAATTGACCCTATTTTCCAACGTCATGTGTATGCCAACATTAGggttaaaattgcactattttagacgttaaatgTAAAACTGCTCGTGACTCTCAACGTTAGGACACATTATCCctaaaaacaatataaaaaatGGGGCCTCAATAGGtttcaattataaaatttagaaaCAAGTTTTCAAAGGGTCCCTACCACAAACATGTAAAGTTCAAACACTCAAAAGTTGAAGTTAACTCAACACAACAAACATGTAAACCAAATTTAGGAACTTCAAATTATGTTTGCCCTTTTTTCATGTGATAATATGGAACATAAATTGTACATTTTTATTCCCTCAAGCTATAAGTACGACTTCCAAGttattacaaaaagaaaatttcATAACCTCAAGTAATTATTTGATCATTATTCAATTGGAATCAGGACCGGTCTTGACATTTTATAGACTCTAAGTAAAATAAGAGATAATTggctcttaataaaaaaaaattatacttaaaaatctaaaatagaaatttgaatCCATTTtaaacctaaaatatcatagTATTTGATCATCTTTAGATATAAATGGATATTATAACtatatttataacaaaaaaaaaaaaggtttttttACCCTGAGCGGCCGCACTCCTGGCCTATGTCCAGGGTCGGCCTAGGGTTGGTGAGCAGTAGGCCTCACATGGCAAAAGAAAAGCTCACTAACATAGAGAA encodes:
- the LOC136220553 gene encoding zinc finger protein 11-like, giving the protein MEGENSNVFSVWPQRNYICSFCKRQFNSAQALGGHMNVHRRDRAMLIQLPSWVFDHSSSSFLPHRHYPFHLDKKSTHPYESLSQDLRNKKNDNNVKMRAEVEELNKKSDHQQQQQQLISLDLEIGCKDNSKEVLDLELRLGCF